The genomic window AAAACCAGGGCTTTGATTTTTTTGTCGGTGCTTTGTCTGTTGTGTCCTGCTTTGTCCGCGTCTTCATGAGCGTAGCACTCTGCCCGTCCGGCCTGCCGCACGATCCATCTTCTCTCGTTCGATTTTTTCGGCCTCGTTTCCCGGAAATTCCCAAAGAACCTCTTTTGCGCATGCCCTACGCCTAACGGAAATGCGCCGGGTCAGTGCGTCCAGATCAGCACCGTACCGCAGTCCCCGGACTTGTACTGGGGCGGCGTAGTCGACGCGTCCGCGTAGATCTCGATGCCGGCAACCGAGCTCGGATCGAGGAACGTGTTGATGTTGTGCGCGGCATCGTGCATGAATGCCCCGTCGATGTACACGGCGGGGTAGCAGAATCCGGTGTTCGACATCGCGATGCTCACCTGGCCCCGCGCGCTCACGATACCGAGCATGAAGGTCGAGTCCTTGGGATCGATGCGAATCACGCGGAGTGTGGCTGCGCGCCGGAAGACGTCGGTCAGCTTCGTTGCCTCCATCTTCGCAATGTCGTCGGCCGTGAAAAACTGACCGGCGCCTTCCGTCCGGCGCTGGTCGAACCCAGCGAGCTTCGAGAGCACGTTCTTGCCTTGCACCTTGACCGTCGCCAACACCGCCACTGGTTGAGTCATCTTGATGTCGATGGAGGCGGGGTGATGGCTCGCGAGGTCGACCGTGGTGCGCACCGGCATGAGCCCCACGTGTGCGATCACGAGCGGCTGCGTGCCCGACGGCAGCGATGCGATCTGGAACCGCCCATCGGCGCCCGTGGTGGCAGCGGCGCCGGCCGCGGGCAGCGTGACTTCCGCGCCGGCAAGCGGGGCGCCGGATGGATCCCGAATCACGCCGTCGAGCACGGCCGCCGCCTGGGCCGCTGGTCTGCCTAACGACGTACCCGCGGCCCGCGATGGGGCGCCCGCGGCGCTGTCGCCGCCCAAGCGCAGGTCGCGGATGGCCAAGCCGCGCGAGGTCGCGTCCACTTGGACGAACGGCGTGGCGCGCGCGCCTAACTGCGCGCGAATGTCGAACACGCCATCGCCCGGCACGCCGCAGATGGCAAACCAGCCGCTGGCGTCGGCCCTGGCGTCGACCTGGCGCGGTTCGCTGTGGAATCCCTTTTTGTCGATGTCGAAATTGCGCCACGCAACCGTGATGCGTGCGCCCGCGACCGGCATGTCGCTGTCGGCGTCGCGCACGAAGCCAACGACCGTCCCGCTGGAATCACCGGCAGCCGGCGCGCCGCAGAGCGCCGTACGGATCGCCACCGCTCCCGGAATGGACAGCTCCACGTGCACGACCGGTTTGGAGCCCACGCGCACATTGCGCGAGATGGCCTGGAGATCGAGCTCACTCAGCTCGGCGTGCAGGAAACCGATAATGAATGTTCCGTGCGGCACGCCGGCGATGCGGAACGCACCGGACGAATCGGTTTCGGCGGAGAATACCTGCGACGGCTCATCGCGCGAGACGAGTTGCACGACGGCGCCGGTGAGCGGCGCCGAGCGCACGCTGTCGTACACGACGCCCTCGACTGTTGCGGTGGTCGATGCGCCCGCCTGTTGTGCGCTGGGCCGGTGGACCGGAATGACGAGAAGGCAAAGGGCGGCCACCGTGCCGTTGAGGAAGGCGTTCACTGCACCTGACCGGCACCTCATACACCCCCTCCGGAAGCTGCCGACGAAGACGTGAAGCACCGCGCGGCGTCGCGGGTCAAGGCCCAGCCTAACGACGAAAGCCGGCCCCGGCAATAGTTCTGTGGCGAGGGTTGGAAGACGGGCGGCAACGGGTCTCACGCAGTCACCTAACTACTTGATTTAACAAATATTTAGAACTATCTTTTAATGGTTGGGCACGAAGCGCATTTCGGTGTCTGTTTGGTGGGGTGCGCAGGCCTGGCAAAGAGTCAACCCGCGAAGGAGCTCGAGCATCGATGACGCAATACGACGCTGGTCAAATTCAAGTTCTCAAGGGCCTCGAGGCGGTGCGCAAACGCCCGGGCATGTACATCGGCTCCACGTCGTCCCGTGGGTTGCACCATTTGGTTTATGAAGTCGTCGACAACTCCATCGATGAAACGCTGGCTGGCTACGCCGACACGATCGACGTCACGATTCACGCGGACAATGCGATCACTGTCGTCGACAACGGGCGCGGTATTCCGGTCGACATTCATCCTACGGAAAAAATTCCCGGCGTCGAACTCGCGATGACCGTGCTGCACGCCGGCGGCAAGTTCGACAAGAACACCTACAAGGTTTCGGGCGGACTGCACGGCGTGGGCGTGTCGGTCGTGAATGCACTGTCGGCGCAGCTCAAGGTGTGGGTGAAGCGCGAGGGCCAGGAGTATTACATGGACTTCGCGCGCGGCATCACGACCACCAAGCTCAAGATGTTGCGCAAAGTGCCGAAGGGCGAACGCGGCACCACGGTTTGGTTCAAACCGGACGACACGATTTTCACCGAGCTCGCGTTCGACTACGCCACGATCGCGACGCGCCTGCGCGAGCTCTCGTTCCTGAACAAGGGCGTGACGATCACGCTCACTGATGAGCGGGCCGACCAGAAAAAGCAGGAAACGTTTCATGCCAAGGGTGGGCTCAAGGAATTCGTCGCCCACCTGAACGCGAACAAGAAGGCGCTGCATCCGGACGTCATTTATGTCGAAGCCGATCGGGATGACATGGGCATCGAAGTCGCCATTCAATACAACGATGGCTACAACGAAACCGTGTTCTCGTTCGTGAACAACATCAACACGATCGAGGGCGGCACCCATCTCACCGGATTCAAGAGCGCGCTCACGCGCGTCGTGAACCAGTACGCGCAGAAGGGCAATTTCCTCAAGAAAGCGGACTTCGCGTTGAGCGGCGAGGACGTGCGCGAAGGCCTAACGGCCGTGCTGTCCGTCAAAGTGCGCGAGCCCCAGTTCGAGGGCCAGACGAAAACGAAGCTCGGCAATTCCGAAGCCGAGGGCGCCGTGCGCAGCGTGATCAACGAGTCTCTGGCCGCGTACCTGGAAGAGCATCCGCGCTCGGCCAACATCATCGTCGAAAAGGCCGTGTCTGCGGCGCGGGCTCGAGAAGCGGCTCGCAAAGCGCGCGATCTCACCCGCAAGAAGTCGGCGCTCGACTCCGGCGTGCTGCCCGGCAAGCTCGCCGACTGTTCGCTCAACGACCCGCCGCTCTGCGAGCTGTACCTCGTCGAGGGCGATTCCGCCGGCGGCTCGGCCAAGGGCGGACGCGCGCGCGAGTTCCAGGCCATCCTCCCGCTGCGCGGCAAGATTCTCAACGTGGAGAAAGCGCGCATCGACAAGGTGCTGTCTAACGAAGAAATCCGCTCGATCATCACTGCCATCGGCGCCGGCATCCGAGATGATTTCCAGATCGACCAGGCGCGCTACCACAAAATCATCATCATGACCGACGCGGACGTGGACGGCGCGC from Gemmatimonadaceae bacterium includes these protein-coding regions:
- a CDS encoding carboxypeptidase regulatory-like domain-containing protein, with translation MRCRSGAVNAFLNGTVAALCLLVIPVHRPSAQQAGASTTATVEGVVYDSVRSAPLTGAVVQLVSRDEPSQVFSAETDSSGAFRIAGVPHGTFIIGFLHAELSELDLQAISRNVRVGSKPVVHVELSIPGAVAIRTALCGAPAAGDSSGTVVGFVRDADSDMPVAGARITVAWRNFDIDKKGFHSEPRQVDARADASGWFAICGVPGDGVFDIRAQLGARATPFVQVDATSRGLAIRDLRLGGDSAAGAPSRAAGTSLGRPAAQAAAVLDGVIRDPSGAPLAGAEVTLPAAGAAATTGADGRFQIASLPSGTQPLVIAHVGLMPVRTTVDLASHHPASIDIKMTQPVAVLATVKVQGKNVLSKLAGFDQRRTEGAGQFFTADDIAKMEATKLTDVFRRAATLRVIRIDPKDSTFMLGIVSARGQVSIAMSNTGFCYPAVYIDGAFMHDAAHNINTFLDPSSVAGIEIYADASTTPPQYKSGDCGTVLIWTH
- the gyrB gene encoding DNA topoisomerase (ATP-hydrolyzing) subunit B produces the protein MTQYDAGQIQVLKGLEAVRKRPGMYIGSTSSRGLHHLVYEVVDNSIDETLAGYADTIDVTIHADNAITVVDNGRGIPVDIHPTEKIPGVELAMTVLHAGGKFDKNTYKVSGGLHGVGVSVVNALSAQLKVWVKREGQEYYMDFARGITTTKLKMLRKVPKGERGTTVWFKPDDTIFTELAFDYATIATRLRELSFLNKGVTITLTDERADQKKQETFHAKGGLKEFVAHLNANKKALHPDVIYVEADRDDMGIEVAIQYNDGYNETVFSFVNNINTIEGGTHLTGFKSALTRVVNQYAQKGNFLKKADFALSGEDVREGLTAVLSVKVREPQFEGQTKTKLGNSEAEGAVRSVINESLAAYLEEHPRSANIIVEKAVSAARAREAARKARDLTRKKSALDSGVLPGKLADCSLNDPPLCELYLVEGDSAGGSAKGGRAREFQAILPLRGKILNVEKARIDKVLSNEEIRSIITAIGAGIRDDFQIDQARYHKIIIMTDADVDGAHIRTLLLTFFFRQMRELIDAGFVYIAQPPLYRVAKGKEEYYAYTETERDSYIQRFGNGDGAKVNVVIQRYKGLGEMNKDQLWETTMNPERRTLLKVDMEDAVAADLIFQTLMGDDVEPRRVFIEANAKFVSNLDI